The Candidatus Woesearchaeota archaeon genome has a window encoding:
- a CDS encoding RNA-binding protein, whose translation MRKQFSKSDIKQFLEAHTFARGLFTKKSQVVQDDAALFVDNKLYFLLFNDVWCPSLKLLVDNPTLLPHVVVDKGAIKFVVNGADVMRPGIVRMDSFCLGALVVIVDEGFGKPLAVGTALFSSDDMRKMDSGKVVTLLHHIGDAYWEKSI comes from the coding sequence ATGCGAAAACAGTTTTCCAAAAGCGATATTAAACAATTTCTTGAAGCACATACTTTTGCAAGGGGGCTTTTTACTAAAAAATCTCAAGTTGTCCAAGATGATGCTGCATTATTTGTTGATAACAAACTCTATTTTCTTTTGTTTAATGATGTTTGGTGTCCTTCACTAAAACTTTTAGTAGATAATCCGACATTATTACCGCACGTTGTTGTTGATAAAGGAGCAATTAAGTTTGTTGTGAACGGTGCAGATGTTATGCGACCAGGAATAGTTCGTATGGACTCCTTTTGTTTGGGCGCTCTTGTTGTCATTGTTGACGAAGGTTTTGGTAAGCCACTTGCTGTGGGAACTGCATTATTTTCTAGTGATGATATGCGCAAAATGGATTCTGGTAAAGTTGTTACGTTGTTACATCATATTGGCGATGCCTATTGGGAGAAAAGTATCTAA
- a CDS encoding ABC transporter ATP-binding protein produces MKFKKRLLSLFKKRSSPLVRTNNIQFSYGEKQVLAGINLTLKTSQIVAVVGRSGEGKSTFLHLLAGVVTKKFKGKIRFAGLKRGLAKKDMGFVPQEIAVVPDLSIAENLVFFGRLHGLSKKIALQRGEELLQTLQLDVALDRFPNELSGGQKVRLNIAVSLLHNPLVMILDEPFVGLDYQNRKLLWHFLELQKRKRKTIILTTHMLVEAEHHTDLIILLHKGKIFSKGKLADIRHKLNTHFILELKFGPLSKEKQKNILAYCVQHDIAIMDSFGTYMMFSVTSAGQRNYFIKFIQKLNIDCYELGFREPNLDELFLKVKSV; encoded by the coding sequence ATGAAGTTTAAAAAGAGATTGCTAAGCTTATTTAAAAAACGATCTTCTCCGCTTGTACGTACAAACAACATACAATTCTCTTATGGCGAAAAACAAGTTCTTGCAGGTATTAATCTCACGTTAAAAACAAGCCAGATTGTTGCAGTTGTTGGAAGAAGTGGTGAAGGAAAATCTACTTTTTTACATCTTCTAGCAGGAGTCGTCACAAAAAAATTTAAAGGTAAAATCCGCTTTGCGGGACTCAAACGAGGTCTTGCAAAAAAAGATATGGGTTTTGTCCCTCAGGAAATAGCTGTTGTTCCTGATTTATCCATTGCAGAAAATCTTGTTTTTTTTGGTAGACTTCATGGGCTGTCTAAGAAAATTGCATTGCAACGCGGTGAAGAATTACTACAGACACTGCAACTTGATGTTGCATTAGATAGATTTCCAAATGAACTTTCTGGCGGTCAAAAAGTGCGTCTTAACATTGCTGTTTCACTGCTTCATAATCCATTAGTTATGATTCTTGATGAACCATTTGTCGGTCTTGATTATCAAAACAGAAAATTATTGTGGCATTTTCTTGAGCTGCAAAAGCGTAAACGAAAAACAATAATTCTTACCACCCACATGCTTGTTGAAGCAGAACATCATACCGATCTTATTATTCTTCTGCATAAAGGAAAAATATTTAGCAAAGGAAAACTTGCAGATATTAGGCATAAACTTAATACTCATTTTATTCTCGAACTCAAGTTTGGACCGCTCTCAAAGGAAAAACAAAAAAATATCTTAGCATATTGTGTTCAACATGATATTGCCATCATGGATAGCTTTGGCACCTATATGATGTTCTCTGTTACTAGTGCTGGTCAAAGAAATTACTTCATAAAATTTATTCAAAAACTTAATATTGATTGTTATGAATTAGGATTTAGAGAACCTAATCTTGATGAATTATTTTTGAAGGTGAAAAGCGTATGA
- the ftsZ gene encoding cell division protein FtsZ: MDSFIQDAMINAQEREERPKASKPENVLDAELEELLSSQKAKIKVIGAGGGGCNTINRIAEVGIIGTETIAVNTDAQDLLYTSADKKVLIGRDLTKGLGAGGQPHVGAESAKESESDIRNGIQGSDMVFITCGLGGGTGTGSAPVIAEIAKKSGCLTVAIVTLPFQMEGGRRTENAILGLELLEKNVDTLIVIPNDKLLEIAHDLPLHTAFKVADEILTNAVKGIAELVTKAGLVNLDFADIRAVMGDGGVALIGVGESDTDDRAAEAVEKAVNNPLLDVDISGANGALINVAGGNDLKLDEAKTVVQAISERLSDDARIIWGAQISEDLEGTIRVMLIVTGVQSSQITGRKSEKFDGKSEKETDLGIEFIN, from the coding sequence ATGGATTCATTTATTCAAGATGCTATGATTAATGCTCAAGAGCGTGAAGAACGCCCAAAAGCTTCTAAACCAGAAAATGTGCTTGATGCAGAGCTTGAAGAATTGCTCAGTAGCCAAAAAGCAAAAATTAAAGTTATCGGCGCAGGTGGTGGTGGTTGTAACACTATTAATCGTATTGCTGAAGTTGGCATTATAGGAACTGAAACTATTGCAGTAAATACTGACGCGCAAGATTTACTTTATACAAGTGCGGATAAAAAGGTGCTTATCGGTCGAGATTTAACTAAAGGTCTTGGTGCCGGTGGCCAACCGCATGTCGGTGCTGAATCTGCTAAGGAGTCCGAATCTGATATTCGAAATGGCATTCAAGGCAGCGACATGGTCTTTATCACCTGCGGCCTTGGTGGTGGTACGGGTACCGGTTCAGCTCCAGTCATTGCCGAGATTGCAAAAAAATCTGGTTGTTTAACGGTTGCAATTGTAACGCTTCCATTCCAAATGGAAGGTGGACGACGTACAGAAAATGCAATTTTAGGTCTTGAACTTCTTGAAAAGAATGTTGATACGCTCATTGTTATTCCCAACGATAAACTTTTAGAAATAGCACATGACTTACCATTACACACTGCATTTAAAGTCGCAGATGAAATTCTCACTAACGCTGTAAAAGGTATTGCAGAGCTGGTAACCAAAGCAGGTCTTGTTAACCTTGATTTTGCAGATATTCGTGCTGTTATGGGCGATGGTGGTGTGGCGCTCATCGGTGTTGGAGAATCAGATACTGATGATAGAGCCGCTGAAGCTGTTGAAAAAGCAGTAAATAATCCTTTACTTGACGTAGATATTAGTGGTGCAAATGGCGCGCTTATTAATGTTGCAGGCGGTAATGATCTTAAACTTGATGAAGCTAAAACGGTTGTACAAGCCATTAGTGAGCGTTTAAGTGATGATGCCCGCATCATATGGGGAGCACAAATTAGCGAAGACCTTGAAGGCACTATTCGAGTCATGCTCATTGTAACAGGCGTACAAAGCTCCCAAATTACAGGCCGTAAATCGGAAAAATTTGATGGAAAAAGCGAAAAAGAAACTGATTTAGGTATTGAATTCATCAATTAG
- a CDS encoding nucleotidyltransferase family protein → MKAIILCAGYATRLYPLTKHTPKPLLPIKGKPIVELIIKQLENLAKKGELDEIIIVTNNKFAETFTKWAESFDSPTTIAIVNDGTTSNDDRLGAVGDLLFAVKNQQINDDVFLLAGDNLFETNLEEMADIAKNKHASVIATYDLKDPQLLANKFGVVQIDETNKILTFEEKPANPKSSLTATAVYLIKKDDLHKIKDLVAENKRLDNMGEMIIFLTKVSEVYTRPIDNWIDIGSLEDYKKANEK, encoded by the coding sequence ATGAAAGCAATTATTCTTTGCGCGGGGTACGCAACAAGACTTTACCCGTTAACGAAACACACTCCAAAGCCACTGCTTCCTATTAAAGGAAAACCAATTGTTGAATTAATTATTAAACAACTAGAAAATTTAGCAAAAAAAGGGGAACTTGATGAAATTATTATTGTTACAAACAATAAGTTTGCAGAAACATTCACGAAGTGGGCTGAAAGTTTTGACTCGCCAACAACTATTGCTATTGTAAACGATGGCACAACATCTAATGACGATAGACTTGGTGCAGTTGGTGATTTGCTTTTTGCTGTGAAAAATCAGCAAATCAATGACGACGTGTTTCTTCTTGCTGGCGATAATCTTTTTGAAACTAATCTTGAGGAAATGGCAGATATCGCAAAAAATAAACATGCAAGCGTTATTGCAACCTACGATCTTAAAGACCCTCAACTTTTAGCTAATAAATTTGGCGTTGTACAAATTGATGAAACTAATAAAATTCTTACCTTTGAAGAAAAACCTGCCAATCCTAAATCAAGCTTAACAGCAACCGCAGTCTATCTTATCAAAAAAGACGACCTACATAAAATTAAGGATTTAGTCGCAGAAAATAAGAGATTAGACAACATGGGCGAGATGATTATTTTCTTAACTAAAGTTTCAGAAGTATATACTCGACCTATCGATAATTGGATCGATATTGGTAGTTTGGAAGATTATAAAAAAGCGAATGAAAAATAA
- the eif1A gene encoding translation initiation factor eIF-1A: protein MEAEEVRRVRLPKGEETIGLLMARLGGSRCRVQCLDGKERICRIPGKLKRYLWVRENDIVLVQPWEFGGDEKGDIIFKYRPVQAKWLRNKGYLDELESQDEF from the coding sequence ATGGAAGCTGAAGAAGTACGTAGAGTTCGCCTTCCTAAAGGTGAAGAAACTATTGGCTTACTCATGGCTCGGTTAGGCGGTAGTCGTTGTCGCGTACAATGCCTTGATGGTAAAGAGCGTATTTGTCGTATCCCAGGAAAACTAAAGCGTTATTTATGGGTGCGAGAAAATGATATTGTGCTCGTACAACCATGGGAGTTTGGTGGCGATGAAAAAGGAGATATTATTTTCAAATATCGACCTGTACAGGCTAAGTGGCTTAGAAACAAAGGTTATCTTGATGAGCTTGAAAGTCAAGACGAATTCTAA
- a CDS encoding GILT family protein has product MLKVNPNMGGVISTKSHKKHLKNKIAHPAVDQEAKESAEMNESLPGQEPNETRRHHDERSVANKETTTYKSKPAKTGTGPAIWQVTTIALAVLLIASIFTHGFSDISINIDKEGKTNNKLTGQLTSAVSDKLAVELYVMSQCPYGVQAEDTLFPAVQELGEENFDLQVDYISTDLGNGAFQSLHGQPETDGNIVQLCARDVDASKYLDFVLCMNKDASAIPNNWEACAQSLDYDVEAVRTCYQGDKGKELLSESAANSVNAGASGSPTIIVNNQPYTGGREINDFKRAFCAAFGNDKPTACDDLPPVKEFEMIVLNDEKCNSCDTSGIVGATTGYFPGATIRTVDVSSTEGKALVKKYNVDIVPTYIFAPGVTETQVWQDVQFQTSFEALDDGSYKLLDSITGATWFIDEEKQKARLSEMGIVSGDNKPQIDFFLMSYCPHGNQAEEAMIGAYELLKDDAEFFPHYIYYENYQGGGPNYCLDEENKYCSMHGVVEARQNVREQCVQEKYGLDAWFEFVIEMNSACTSQNADECYVAIAEDLGYDVDYIANCEEERAIEFAAEDARLMKLFGASGSPGVYIDGISFSGSRSASGYQAGLCAAFDDAPTACDNVVVVNDAPAVEGSC; this is encoded by the coding sequence ATGTTAAAAGTAAATCCAAATATGGGTGGGGTGATTAGTACGAAAAGTCATAAAAAACATTTAAAGAATAAAATAGCTCATCCCGCAGTAGATCAAGAAGCAAAAGAATCTGCTGAAATGAATGAAAGTCTTCCTGGACAAGAACCAAATGAAACAAGACGACATCATGATGAGCGCAGTGTAGCTAACAAAGAAACAACAACTTACAAAAGTAAACCTGCAAAAACAGGAACTGGTCCTGCGATCTGGCAAGTAACAACTATTGCATTAGCAGTACTATTAATCGCATCTATATTCACCCATGGATTTAGCGATATTTCCATTAATATAGATAAAGAAGGAAAAACAAATAATAAATTAACCGGACAATTAACTAGTGCAGTTTCTGATAAACTTGCTGTAGAACTCTACGTAATGAGTCAATGTCCATACGGTGTACAAGCTGAAGACACCTTATTTCCTGCAGTACAAGAATTAGGCGAAGAAAATTTTGATTTACAGGTTGATTATATTTCAACTGACTTAGGAAATGGCGCGTTCCAAAGTTTACATGGCCAACCAGAAACCGATGGCAACATTGTTCAGCTTTGTGCCCGAGATGTCGATGCAAGCAAATATCTTGATTTCGTTTTATGCATGAACAAAGATGCAAGCGCAATTCCAAATAATTGGGAAGCGTGTGCGCAAAGTTTAGATTATGATGTAGAAGCAGTACGTACTTGTTATCAGGGTGATAAAGGAAAAGAACTACTTTCTGAATCAGCAGCTAATAGTGTTAATGCAGGCGCATCAGGTAGTCCAACAATCATTGTTAACAATCAACCATATACCGGCGGTCGCGAAATTAATGATTTTAAGCGAGCATTTTGCGCTGCATTTGGTAATGATAAACCCACAGCATGCGATGATCTTCCTCCTGTCAAAGAGTTTGAAATGATTGTGCTTAATGATGAAAAATGTAATTCATGCGATACTTCAGGAATTGTGGGTGCAACAACAGGTTATTTCCCTGGCGCAACAATTAGAACTGTTGATGTTAGTAGCACAGAAGGAAAAGCACTTGTTAAAAAATACAACGTTGATATCGTACCCACCTATATATTTGCACCTGGCGTAACAGAAACACAAGTGTGGCAAGATGTACAATTTCAAACAAGTTTTGAAGCACTAGACGATGGTAGTTATAAATTATTAGATAGTATTACTGGTGCAACATGGTTTATCGATGAAGAAAAGCAAAAAGCTCGATTAAGCGAAATGGGAATTGTAAGCGGCGATAATAAACCACAAATTGATTTCTTTCTAATGAGTTATTGTCCGCACGGTAATCAAGCTGAAGAAGCAATGATTGGTGCATACGAACTCCTCAAAGATGATGCAGAGTTCTTCCCACACTATATTTATTATGAAAACTATCAAGGTGGCGGACCTAATTATTGTCTTGATGAGGAGAATAAATACTGCTCCATGCACGGCGTAGTTGAAGCTAGACAAAACGTTCGAGAACAATGCGTTCAAGAAAAGTACGGTCTTGATGCGTGGTTTGAATTTGTAATCGAAATGAACAGCGCATGCACATCACAAAACGCAGATGAATGTTATGTTGCAATTGCAGAAGACCTAGGCTATGATGTTGACTACATTGCAAATTGTGAAGAAGAACGAGCAATTGAATTTGCAGCAGAAGATGCTCGATTAATGAAACTCTTTGGTGCAAGCGGTAGTCCTGGAGTATATATTGATGGGATCTCATTTAGTGGCTCTCGAAGTGCAAGTGGTTATCAAGCAGGCCTTTGCGCAGCATTTGATGATGCTCCAACAGCATGCGATAATGTAGTTGTTGTCAATGATGCACCAGCAGTAGAAGGTAGTTGTTAA
- a CDS encoding protein translocase SEC61 complex subunit gamma: MKREKIRSFYKECVRVFRITKKPTREEYKAIMKVAGLGILLIGLIGFIIHAIDYFFKVKGV; the protein is encoded by the coding sequence ATGAAAAGAGAAAAAATTCGTTCCTTCTACAAGGAATGCGTTCGAGTATTTCGCATTACTAAAAAACCTACCAGGGAGGAATATAAAGCAATCATGAAAGTTGCAGGATTAGGAATCCTTCTTATTGGATTGATTGGTTTCATCATTCACGCAATTGATTATTTTTTCAAAGTAAAAGGAGTTTAA
- a CDS encoding histidine phosphatase family protein, translating to MKLFIIRHGETNYNVLKLCSESPGTHVFLTKKGKEQAQQVAEELAHIHFDEVYVSELYRTLQTASIINQYHELPLKIDSRIDERISGFDNLPLELYRQYYDADWYTKKAPNAESFQELKSRVRSFLQDLFAKRDELNNVLIVSHGQTIHAMKTFLLGMSDEEVYAAEFAGHPRNGEIFQYEL from the coding sequence ATGAAACTTTTTATTATTCGACATGGAGAAACAAATTATAATGTGCTTAAACTCTGTTCAGAGTCGCCAGGAACACACGTTTTTTTAACCAAAAAAGGAAAAGAACAAGCACAACAAGTAGCAGAAGAATTAGCCCATATTCACTTTGATGAAGTCTATGTCTCAGAACTCTATCGTACGCTACAAACAGCATCAATTATTAATCAATATCATGAATTACCCTTAAAAATTGATTCTCGAATAGATGAAAGAATATCTGGTTTTGATAATTTACCACTTGAATTATATCGTCAATATTATGATGCTGACTGGTATACAAAAAAAGCACCAAATGCAGAAAGTTTTCAAGAACTTAAAAGCCGTGTACGCTCATTCTTGCAAGATTTATTTGCCAAACGAGATGAACTAAACAATGTTCTGATTGTTTCACATGGACAAACCATACATGCTATGAAAACATTTCTTTTAGGTATGAGTGATGAAGAAGTCTATGCAGCTGAATTTGCTGGTCATCCAAGAAATGGTGAAATTTTTCAGTATGAATTATAA
- a CDS encoding DHH family phosphoesterase: MELTKNVHNFIAFIQSLSPTSRIAAVHDTDPDGMSSAVLLKKGLEKLNFKLELNIPKHHGERNIHDELLKELKEHNIDTVIYLDIAAETYPDIKRLENYKVLVLDHHPTIKDIPVNFTIIKPESLQDELDNHQFCTAELVYRLFSELTSMEELQWLACVGIIGDSCYKPRKNFVDKVLTENKVHIKPNIFDTEFSDVTEFCSYADCVGTKHAYKTVFESLYYAKEYKQAIESLKEFAPVKTEIHRALDNFEKEKEVHGNIIFYNFQSDYYINSVVSTILSHNNTKPSTTLLVAQEVGSFMKISARRQDMKENMGKLLQKATKHLPDATGGGHIPAAGATVRKEDFNDFKKNILKEHKKK; encoded by the coding sequence TTGGAATTAACAAAAAACGTACATAACTTTATTGCTTTCATACAATCATTAAGCCCAACAAGCAGAATTGCGGCAGTTCACGACACAGATCCTGATGGAATGAGTTCTGCGGTTCTACTTAAAAAAGGCTTAGAAAAACTCAACTTTAAACTAGAATTAAATATTCCTAAGCATCATGGAGAACGTAATATTCATGACGAGCTACTCAAAGAACTAAAAGAGCACAATATTGATACAGTTATTTATCTTGATATTGCTGCTGAGACATATCCTGATATAAAACGATTAGAAAATTACAAAGTACTTGTTTTAGATCACCACCCCACAATAAAAGATATTCCAGTTAATTTTACCATTATTAAACCAGAATCATTACAAGACGAATTAGATAATCATCAGTTTTGTACTGCAGAGCTTGTTTATCGATTATTTTCTGAACTAACTTCAATGGAAGAATTACAATGGCTTGCTTGTGTGGGAATAATTGGTGATTCTTGTTACAAGCCTAGAAAAAATTTTGTTGATAAAGTATTAACAGAAAATAAAGTACACATCAAACCAAATATTTTTGATACGGAGTTTAGCGACGTGACTGAATTTTGTTCATATGCCGATTGTGTAGGCACTAAACACGCTTATAAAACAGTGTTTGAAAGTTTATATTATGCTAAAGAGTACAAACAAGCAATTGAAAGCCTTAAAGAATTTGCTCCAGTAAAAACTGAAATTCACAGAGCACTTGATAATTTCGAAAAAGAAAAAGAAGTACATGGCAATATTATTTTTTATAATTTCCAATCAGATTATTATATTAACTCTGTTGTCTCAACCATTTTGTCACACAACAACACAAAACCAAGCACTACGCTTCTTGTTGCTCAAGAAGTGGGTTCGTTTATGAAAATTAGTGCTCGAAGACAAGATATGAAAGAAAATATGGGTAAATTACTCCAAAAAGCAACAAAACATTTGCCTGATGCAACAGGCGGAGGACACATCCCTGCAGCAGGTGCTACTGTTCGAAAAGAAGATTTTAATGATTTTAAGAAAAATATTCTTAAGGAACACAAGAAAAAGTAA
- the lspA gene encoding signal peptidase II, translating to MVKQYRGYIVLALLVLVLDQLTKLVVRLGDLFTTGAIVDITFIINTGSLFSLFDSVNAINIIFIIISLFALGFLIYYVEQEKKYLLGIGLLLGGILGNLFDRIFVGGVIDWINFHIWPVFNLADAAIVTGVIVTIIMVLRDDRGD from the coding sequence ATGGTAAAACAATATCGAGGTTATATTGTCCTTGCACTTCTCGTGCTCGTTTTAGACCAACTTACTAAATTAGTTGTTCGACTGGGCGATTTATTTACAACAGGCGCTATTGTTGATATCACCTTTATTATTAATACGGGAAGCTTGTTTAGTTTATTTGACAGCGTTAATGCGATTAACATAATTTTTATTATTATTAGTCTTTTTGCTTTAGGATTTTTAATTTATTATGTGGAACAAGAAAAAAAGTATCTTTTAGGGATTGGATTATTATTGGGAGGTATTTTAGGGAATTTATTTGATCGCATATTTGTTGGAGGAGTTATTGATTGGATAAATTTTCATATCTGGCCAGTTTTTAATCTTGCAGACGCTGCAATTGTTACAGGTGTTATTGTAACTATTATTATGGTCTTGCGAGATGATCGAGGAGATTGA
- a CDS encoding transcription elongation factor Spt5 codes for MSNNTKSQNNDNQTTVKDTDSQTTDEAQIYAVRTTANREDQVLSFLGSNAKRKNLSVYAAIRPHGMRGYIFVEAGSRSDAEQAAYGIPYARGLLPNVIEYKEIEHMLEQVVKDMNIKKNDIVEIISGAFKREKAKVSRIDRQKEEVVVELLEAAVPIPITLRMDAVKVIRREGDDDEE; via the coding sequence ATGAGCAACAATACCAAGTCCCAGAATAATGATAACCAAACAACTGTTAAAGACACCGATAGTCAAACCACTGATGAAGCGCAAATTTATGCGGTGCGAACAACAGCTAATCGAGAAGATCAAGTATTAAGTTTTCTGGGTAGTAACGCAAAGCGAAAGAACTTATCAGTTTATGCAGCAATTAGACCTCACGGCATGCGCGGTTACATCTTTGTTGAAGCAGGGAGCAGAAGCGATGCAGAGCAAGCAGCTTATGGTATTCCTTACGCTCGAGGACTTTTACCTAACGTTATTGAATATAAAGAAATTGAACACATGCTTGAGCAAGTCGTCAAAGACATGAATATCAAGAAAAATGATATCGTTGAAATTATCAGCGGTGCTTTTAAGCGTGAAAAAGCAAAAGTTTCTCGTATTGACCGGCAAAAAGAAGAAGTTGTTGTCGAACTACTTGAAGCGGCAGTTCCTATTCCCATCACACTTCGTATGGACGCTGTAAAAGTTATTCGTCGTGAAGGCGATGACGATGAAGAATAA
- the dnaJ gene encoding molecular chaperone DnaJ, producing MTKKDYYKTLGINKDASKEEIKKAYKKMAKQYHPDLNEGDTEAEKKFKEVNEAASVLGDDNKRAQYDQFGSEGMKYGGAGGPGGGFGGFNFSGSGFDFNDIFDSFFGGGGGGFNTAGRRGPRQGADLRYDLDVTLEEVATGVDKKVKMKKKITCNDCDGHGGHGITTCAQCGGKGVTTTVRRTPFGAMQTQTTCNACNGMGEVVDEVCTTCQGKGFVHGEKTIKITIPEGIEDGMRLRMQGEGEPGEPGAPAGDLYIFIHEKNHQFFRRDGTNLYIEVPITFSQAVFGDKITVPTITGKAELKIPSGTQPGTLLRMKNKGLPHVQHSDIGDQYVKIQVEVPTSISRKQKEALKDFEKGQQEKKPHERLFEKIKSAFE from the coding sequence TTGACCAAAAAAGATTACTACAAAACGCTAGGCATTAACAAAGACGCCAGTAAAGAAGAAATTAAGAAAGCGTATAAAAAGATGGCTAAACAATACCATCCTGATTTAAACGAAGGCGACACTGAAGCAGAAAAAAAATTTAAAGAAGTTAATGAAGCAGCAAGTGTTCTTGGTGATGATAATAAGCGAGCACAATACGATCAATTCGGCAGCGAAGGTATGAAATATGGCGGTGCTGGTGGTCCAGGCGGTGGCTTTGGAGGTTTTAATTTTTCAGGTTCTGGTTTTGATTTTAATGATATTTTTGACTCTTTTTTCGGCGGCGGAGGAGGTGGCTTTAATACTGCTGGCAGACGCGGTCCCCGACAAGGAGCCGATCTTCGATATGATTTAGATGTAACCCTTGAAGAAGTTGCAACAGGTGTTGATAAAAAAGTTAAGATGAAAAAGAAAATCACCTGTAATGATTGTGATGGTCATGGTGGTCATGGAATAACTACCTGTGCGCAATGTGGTGGTAAAGGTGTTACAACTACTGTTCGACGAACTCCTTTTGGTGCTATGCAAACGCAAACAACATGTAATGCCTGTAACGGCATGGGTGAGGTTGTTGATGAAGTCTGTACTACTTGTCAAGGAAAAGGTTTTGTGCATGGCGAGAAAACTATTAAGATTACTATTCCTGAAGGTATCGAAGACGGCATGCGGCTTCGAATGCAAGGCGAAGGTGAACCAGGAGAACCTGGCGCGCCAGCTGGAGATTTATACATTTTCATCCATGAAAAAAATCATCAATTTTTTCGTCGCGATGGAACAAACCTATATATTGAAGTTCCCATTACATTTAGTCAAGCAGTTTTTGGTGATAAAATCACGGTACCGACAATTACAGGAAAAGCAGAACTTAAAATTCCTTCAGGAACACAACCAGGTACTCTTCTTCGCATGAAAAATAAGGGTTTACCACATGTACAACATAGCGATATTGGAGATCAATACGTTAAAATTCAAGTGGAAGTGCCAACAAGTATAAGTAGAAAGCAAAAAGAAGCACTTAAAGATTTTGAGAAGGGGCAACAGGAAAAGAAACCTCACGAAAGACTTTTTGAGAAAATTAAAAGTGCGTTTGAGTAA